acTTGCTAGGATCCTCTAGGTATTCCTTCACTTTGTCAGCCAGTGGGAAAGAATAATCGGTATCAACAGCAATGGCCAACACATTCTTGTAGGCATTGGTGAACATTTGTGGTGCAACAGCCAAAGTTGGGTAAGAGATGGCCAATGGCAAGGAGGTAACCATAGAAACTCCCATGGAAAACTTTTCAATGAGATCATCCTCAGTCAGGTCAAGAACCTCAGGACTGAGGACAGATCCATTGTCATAAACAGAGAGAACAACAAGGCCATATGAGAAGGGCCTGATTCCAAGTTTGGCAAGAAGAGCAGCTTCAGAGGAACCCACTTTGTCACCCTTCTTGATGAGCTCCACAGGGGTGAAAATTTCAACAGTACCCTTGTTAATCTTGGTGGGAATGTTGAGCACCTGAAAGAAAGATGTCTGAGAGGGATCCAGTCCAGTGTTGCCAGGAGGGACAACAACATCAACTGGTGCCACCAAACCTACATGAGTAGGTGCTCCAACCTTGTACTTTGCAACTTTCTCACTCACTTCCTTCAAGTCACCCTTGGTGAAGATCAATCCCACGTTACCAACAAGGAGGGAGATGAGATTGAGGATAGTGTTGTTATCGGTTTTTTCAGCGTGGACTCAAATAGTCCTCTTCATCATAGTGTTCTTTCCCATGAGAACAATGGAGTCACCTCTCAAATCCTTCCTAATGTTTTGGAGTTGAGTGGATCCAACATTGGCAGCAGCAGCCACGAGCACCTGAGTGTACTCATCCAAAAGTTGGCACATCTTTGAGTCATAAGCGATCTTCTTCTTGGCTTTAGTTGCTTTGGGTGCCATTGATAAAGTTTCAGATATGATGGAACAAACTAACTGTATGTGAATGTACAGAAGAactaacaaaatcctaaaaaGTGAAAGGAAGAGATTTGTGGGTGTTACAACAAAATGAGGGCCAAGACTGGTTTCAGAGTTAGCCAAGGCGGACAGCAACGATGCTGTCACTTTAACCTCTTCGATTCAGATTTTGGGTTTGCTGGAAAATGAGAAcgaaaaaccctaatgctggtttgCTATATCAATGTGGTATTCTAGAGAGCTTTGTTTAGGGGGAAAATTTATTCTCTTaataagtttttatttttttatatattagtaGATTGATGCAAGTCACTTGACCAAGCCATATATATTGTAATG
This genomic stretch from Nicotiana sylvestris chromosome 9, ASM39365v2, whole genome shotgun sequence harbors:
- the LOC138877254 gene encoding large ribosomal subunit protein uL10-like; the encoded protein is MAPKATKAKKKIAYDSKMCQLLDEYTQVLVAAAANVGSTQLQNIRKDLRGLVAPVDVVVPPGNTGLDPSQTSFFQVLNIPTKINKGTVEIFTPVELIKKGDKS